The Lacticaseibacillus rhamnosus DNA window AGTTGCAAAATTTGCCGACTTCAAATGGCACCTTTAGAACTTTACTGGTGAAGGTTCCGGTGACGGCCGCAGATCCTCAATATGCCGGGCATTATGTGTTGATCTTGCAAAATACGGACGCTCAAGAAGCTGCCATTCGTTCTTTTCGTCAGGTTCTGATTTTGACGATTATCCTATTTTGGGCGTTGGCACTGGGCTTGTCATATTGGTTATCAACCCGTTCAATGCGCCCGATTGTTCGGTCATGGCAGCGGCAGCAAGATTTTGTGGCAGACGCAGCGCATGAACTACGAGCACCACTGGCTGTGATTCAAAGTAAACAGGAAGCCTTGCTAACCAAGCCGCAAGCCACCATTATTGACGAAAGCGAGGCCATCGCAACGTCACTGGGCGAGACCAAGCGTTTGCGGCAACTCACGGATGATTTACTGACAATTGCCAAGGCCGATAGCAACACGATTGAAATCGAATTGACCGATCTGCGGTTTGATCAAACACTGGCCCCGCAACTGGCTTCTTATCACGACATTGCGATTAGTCAGGATAAATCGTTTACCACCACGATTCCGCCAAAAAGCCATGCCTGGTTTGACGCTGCACGGATTAAACAGTTACTGGTTATCTTACTGGACAATGCATTTAAATATACCCAGGCAGGCGATTCCATCTGGGTGAAGGTCACCCAAACCTCAAAAGAGTGGCAACTGGTAGTAGGCAACTCCGGACCAAGCATTGCTGACGCGGATAAATCACGTATCTTTGAGCGTTTCTATCGCGAAGATGCATCCCGTAGCCGAAAAACCGGTGGCAGCGGTCTGGGACTAGCCATTGCCCGCTGGATTGTGACCATCCATCATGGCCATATCGAAGTAAAAGATGTTCATCCGCATGGTGCCGCTTTTGTGGTGACCTTGCCAAACAAACCGCGTGGCATTTAAAAATTAAATACGAAAAATAGCCGTTCTCCAAACTCATAGGCTTGGAGGCGGCTATTTTCATGGTGGAAAAATTAAGGGTGAAGCAGCAGTGTGAAGCTTTGGTTGGGGATCGTCAGAATAGTCAAGTTACCCGTTTTAGCTTTTAACGGGCCGGATTATTGCGGACACCATTGGCTTGTGTGAAATCAATGAAGCCCATGTTGGTATCAATGTCGCCACCATCACCACTTAAAACCAAAGTATTTAAGGTCGAGTTGAAATGGACATGCATATTGGCATTTAAGTCTTCCTGCGAATAACCCTTGATCAAAATTGGCCCAAGATTACTGCTGATCTCAGTGTCATAGTCGGTTGCTGGGTCACTAGCCTTGACGACATTAAGTGAAAATTGAACTTGCATATGAATCATCGCGTGCTGCGAATACGGCCCAACACCATCTTCAAACGTCAAAAGCAACTTCTTGTCCGAACCCAAATGCGGTTGGATCTTGTTCACAGCGCCTTCGTCAAAATGGATTTGCATCAGATCAACCCCTTTCGACGTCAATGTAGGCTGATTAAGCAGTAAAAGCAACTTTTTTGACTTAGTGGTAATTTTACAACTGCTGCTGCTCATTTGCGGCTGAGGGAGCGTCAACGGTGATCCAAATAACGGCGGTCTTAAAAATTGACGCCAATCAGAATGAACTTTTTTATTTTTAAAATCGATTTTTTGTAATGATGTATGATAATTCCATTTGTGAAGCCCTATACTATCTGAATGAAAACGGTTAACATATTAATTAAGAAATGAGGTAATTTAAAATGACAGAAACAGTAGCGCCAAACAAATTAACTAATAACGATTTAGCAAAGGTGATGTTCGATCGGCATTCGGTTCGCAAGTTCGATCCAACGGTAAAAATCAGCCGCGATGAGCTGCAAGATATGATTCGGGAGGCAACAACCGCGCCGTCCGCATGCAATTTGCAGTCGTGGCATTTTGTCATCATTGACACCTCTGAAGGCAAAGAGAAGTTGAAAAAAGCGGCCATGAAATTCAACTATCCGCAAATTGATACCAGTTCCGCCATTATTTTCGTTGCCGGCGATACCCAATCACATGAGGTCTATCGCGATGTGTGGACGAAGGTTTACGAGGCAGGCAAAATCAGTAAAGAGAAGCTGGACCAAATCTTCAACACCTTCCTACCACTGTACGAACATGCCTCACCTGAATTTCTGACTTTAGATGCGACCATTGACGGCGCTATGGTTGCCATGCAATTGTTGCTTCTAGCCCGAGCATACGGATATGACGCCAATCCATGGTCCGGGTATGACTTTAAAACGATCATCCCAACACTAGGCCTGGATCCTAAACGCTTTGTACCGGTTATGGCGGTTGCCATCGGAAAAGCCGCTGAACAGCCATTGCAAACAGAGCGCTATGACGTCAAGCAACTGATTGATTACCTAGATTAACCGAGTCACATTGACTGCGAAGAAGAAAGGAAACAAATCATGGTAGATGCAGTGAAAGCTGATCCATTCGGCAAAGTTAATGCAATTGATGTGTTAGATTTAGCAAGTTTAGAAGCGCGCGCTGAAAAAGTCCTTGGTCGCGGTGAATTCGGGTACATCAGTGAGGGCTCTGACGATGGCTACACCATGCACCGCAATACAACGGCATTTCAAGATGTGCACATGCTGCCACGTGTGTTACAAGGCGTTGAAAATCCGGATCAGTCAACAACGTTTATGGGCGCAAAACTTGCTTCACCGCTGCTAACCGCTCCCATTGCCAGCAACACTTTGGCCCACCCAAGCGGTGAACTCGGTTTAGCAAAAGGCGCCAAAGAAGCCGGTATCATGATGTCCCAAAGCACCTTTGCTTCCAAAACCATCGCGGAAACCGCAGCGGTCAGCGATGGTGCGCCATACATGTTTCAGTTGTATATGCCTAAAGACTGGGAATATTGTCAATACTTGCTAGACGAAGCGAAACAGGCCGGTGCACTGGCCATCATTTTGACAGCAGATTCAACATTAGGCGGTTATCGTGAAAAAGACGTGATGAATCATTACCATCTCAAAGGCCGACTTGCCAACCTCGAAGGCTATAACACAGGGCAATCCGGGGTTGGTGCAGGCGGTTTGTTTAAAGAATCCATGCAAAAGCTGGATCTTGGCCTGATCAGTAAATTAGCCAGTTATTCAGGCTTGCCGATTATTATCAAAGGCATCCAACACCCTGCCGATGCCGTTGCTGCCATTACAGCAGGTGCTGCGGGAATTTACGTCTCCAATCATGGTGGCCGCCAACTCGACGGGGCACCAGGCGCCATTGAACAGTTACCCGCCATCGCCGCCGCTGTGGATCATCGCGTTCCCATCATCTTTGACGGCGGTGTTCAGCGCGGCACCCATGTACTCAAAGCGCTGGCACTAGGCGCTGATCTCGTTGGCATTGGCCGACCATTTAGTTATGGGTTAGCACTTGGCGGCTGGCAAGGCGTCAAGGATGTTGCCGACCATCTGAAAATGGAAATCAACATCGCCATGCAGCTGACCGGCTGCCAGACGATGGCGGATGTGAAGCAGATGAAGGTTAAAACGACATTTGCTTAAGAAATTAAAAAGCGTTGGGCAATTTTGAAATGATTGCTCAACGCTTTTTGAATATAACGTTTAAAGATACTTGTTGATACGAAATCAAAAATGGGGGAGGCGAGAAAGACCTTTGTATCTACATTTCATTTCTTAATCTGACAAAATTATCAAAGATCCGCCGTGGCATTGCAACCACGATCTGCCCTTGGTGGAGAAGAGCCGACTTCTTTAGTCTAGCGGATAATTGACGTTGACTAGTAAATTAATCAAAGCCAAACAATCATTTCAGCTTAACGTTGATGACGATATTTACGATGAGATTCAAAGCCAAGCATACTTAATGCCGTCATAGCAAAACCAAGCAACATCATCCAAACGGTTATCACTTGATTTTCACCTGTTTGTGGGAAACTGTGCCGGCCATTTGAGTTAACCGAGGCCTTGGCGGCTAGTGGTTTGGTCACTGGTGCGGCAGTCTTAGTGCCTGGAGTTGTTTGTGTTTGAGCGATTTTGATGATATTACCGTATGGATCAACCATTTGACCATTCACAACTGACCATCCGGATACGGGATGACCGTTTTGATCAAGCACTTGTTGGCCATTAATATGATAGCCATGTTTTAATGCGTCTGCTTTAGATTCAAGCTGATGTTGTTGACGAGTAACATTATCAGCCAAAGTTTCAGCATCTTGGGCAGCTTTTAGAACTGATTTAGCTGTTTTGAGTTGTTGTTGCGCAGCGGTTAAGCTTGCGGTTGCCTCAGCCAATTTATTCTTAGCTGTCGCGGCTTTAGCCTTTGCATCTGCTAAAACAGCTTGTTTTTCACTAAGATTCTTTTCTGCCGCAACGACAGCAGCTTTGGCTTTTGCAACCCCAGCGTCAGCTTTGGCCTGTGCTTCCTTAGCTTTGATTAAACGATCCTGTGCATGATTCAGTTGATCGAGTTTGGCTTTTGCGTCTGTTACGGCTTGTTCCGCCTTCGCTAATTTAGCTTTTGCATCAGCGGTTGCGTCTTGATCTTTTTTAAGCTGGTTCTGAGCTGCTTCGAGACTTGCTTCAGCAGTAGCCTGCGCTGACTTTGCGAGTGACAGCTGTTTTTCCGCCTCAGCTTGTGCGGTTTTGGCAGCATTGAGCGCTGCAATCTTTGCTGGTTGATCTTGCAGACTTGCTTCGTAGATCTTTTGAGCAGTTGCTAATGCTGTTTCCGCGTTTGTCACAGCAACTTTGTTAACGGCCACTTTATTATCAGCACTAGTCTTTTTGACGCTGGCTGCTTTTTGATCTTGAACGGCATCATTATAGTTAGCTTGCGCCTTTGTTTGTTCACCATTAGCCTGATCAAAAGCCGATTGTGCGGCAGCTTGGGTGGCGTTTGCCGTTGCAAGGTCCGCTTGCGAGCTAGCAAGTTGAGTTTGAGCATTCTTTAGGGCAGTTGAAAGTGCTTTTGTATCCGTTGATGTATTGAAGGTTGCATCATCGTTAACGGTTGCAACATTGACAGTTAGGAAAAGGAGTTGACCAGAACGGGCGATTGTAACAGTGTCGGCTAACGTTTTGCTGGATTCGCCTACTCTATTGAACCCAAGTAAGGGTTGTAGATTTGAGGCAGCCAAAGTACCGTCTGAGGTGTCACCTGATTTACTTAAGAAACTTGATAAGACACTATTGTTAAACACATTATCTTTTAAAATAGCCATATTGTACTGAGTTAATGGGTTTGTAGGCGGGTCATCAAGCCAAGCAACTGTACCATCACTCTTTTTTGTGGGATAAAAGGCACGACTGTAAAGGAAGGAACCACCAGCAATGTCAGATGGTCCTATAACAGCAACCTTTGTAGTGCCATTAACGCTATTGCTATTAATAATGGGCGGCATACCTAATTGCGTTCGGATGCGATTAAAAATTGCGAGATAGAGGTCTTCTATATGTGATTTCTGCGCAGAAGTGAGTGAATCATAGGCGCCTGATGGGGCGGCAAAGTTAATTGACGATATACCGATCGTTCTGCCTTTGTAATCTGTGCCAGTGTTCGTGTAAGGAAGTTCTTCACTCCAGTCAGCATCCGTAGGTTTATACGAGATACTAATACCTTTAGCAATGGTGGCTAAATGTGAATGTATATAGTTACCATCTCGTGACTTGCTTGCCACCAGTTCCTTGGCAGTCGCTTTGGCATTGTCGGAGACGGTGACAGTAATGCCTTCTGCTGCTAAATCAATATTTGTCTTGGCTTGGGCCGCATCAAGAGCAGCTTGTGCATCCGTAACAGCTTTTTGTGCCTCCGCGACTTTTGCTTTAGCTGCAGTACTCTTAGCAGTTGCCTGTGCGAGTGCATCTTTGGCACTACTCGTTGTTGTGGCTTGATGGTCCAAACTAGACTTGGCTGCAGAGACCAATTGATCAGTGGCCGCTTGGGCAGTCTGTGCTTGATCGGCTTCTGCTTGGGCCTTGCTTAAAGCACTTTTGGCAGCGGCAAGGCTAGTGCTTGCTTGATCGACTGCAGTCTTGGCCGCCGTTGTATCAAGGGCCTTGGCAGCATCACTGGTGGCTTGCTTGGTGACGTTAACCTTGGATTGTTCTTGAGCGGTAGCATTTGCGGCGGATTGGGCGGCAGAACTAGCAGCGGATTGAGCAGCTTGATCTTTGGCCTGCTGACTCGTTGCTAAATTAACAGTAGATTGGGCCGCTTCTTGTTCCGCCTTAGCATCACTCACAGCTGTCGCAGCAGACTGCTTGGCTTCCGGTGTTGCCGCATCAGCTGCAGATTGTGCTGCGGAGGTCTGAGTTGCAGCAGACTCGGCGGCAGCAGCAGAACTGGCTGCTACACTTTGGGCCGCTTCCTTTGCTGCTTGGGCCGCGTCAACCTTTTGTTGCGCAGCGCTTTGTTTTTCCGTAGTGTCGGCGACATTTTTTGATGCATCATCCTTAGCTTTTTGGGCCGCATCGACATTGCCTTGCGCATCTTTTACGCCTTGTTGCGCAGATTCGACCGGTGTTTTAGCCGAAGTATCAGCCGCGGACTGAGCTGTCTTGCTTGTCGCACTGCTGGTTGGCGTTTGGTCATCGGCGTGTACGGTCGTCACACCGCCAGCAACGGTCAATACGGCGGCTGTTGCCACAGTGGTGGTGAGTAACGAATTATGCTTATTCATTTTTAAGCCCCTCCAAATGTAAAATCTAAACCCCATTTACTTAGATGTTATTGATAACAACATCTACACTAGGAATATTAAAATTATTTTGGTTAAAGTGAAGCTTTGTTGCATATTCGCAATTTTAGTTGTGTACAACATTGTTTGTGCATGGTACTTTAATAAAAAGTTCGTATAGCCTTCGTTATCCTTTGAGCAAGCACAATTAAATTTCGGGTGCGACCAAGTAAATTGGGCAAAGATAGGGTCGTGTGCAATAATACTGTTTTGAAGATGACACAAAAGAACCAAGTCGCTTTTAAAATGAGATAAAGTGATTCGGTTCTTTTTAAATTACATGATTGGAAATTTAGATTCGTAAGCTCGTGATCATTCATAAAAACACGCTAACACGGAAGATACCTGTTATGCTAAGTTTGTCAGTTGGATGGGGTACCGGTTAGAAAGGGTGTTGAATGTGGATGAAAATTTTGAACTTAAAAGACTGGGTAAATTTTTTAAGGATTTCCGAACAGGGAGAGATTTAACTTTAAAGGAAGCTGCAGGCGAAGATTGGTCCGCAACCACTTTGTCGCGTTTTGAGAATGGCGTTAGTGACATTAGCAATGAGAAGGCTACGGGGTTAATTCGTCGGATCGGAATACAGCCCCAAGATTTCTTACTGTATCCTGAAGCTCCGGGAGCTTTTCCCATGCACTTACAAACGCTTATTCAAATAAACGACATCAATGCTTTGACAAAACGACGCGCAGAGTTCTTTTTAGAGAATAAGAAAACAACTAGTATGACCAAGTTAGCCTCAGTCCTTTTTGATGCTGGTATTCATTGGCCTGAAGCAAAGTATCATTTTGATGCTGAAGCAGAACAAATTATCGCGGATCGGTTGACTATTCCCGAAAATCTGACCCCGTTCGAATGGGAGATACAGGAAGCCATCATGGGACCCGCAAGTCATGAGCTATTGATGTTACTTTGGTATCGAACAGATCGAATGAAACATAATTTGCGCAAAGAAGAGCGTGGAACAATTCTTGCAAAATTGTGGCTTGGTGCCTTGATGGATCGTGATGTTGAATTTCTTGATACTTTTAGATCTGATTTGACCGAAGAAATGGATAAGTACGGCGAGTTAGAATCATACACGGAGTGGCAAGAAGTATGGCATTTCACCAAATTGTTAGAACAATGGGTCGTTTCTCAAAACGTCGCTCATGAAAAACAAATTGATGATATGATTACCGACACACAGTTGATGGGTGATATTAGCCAAGCTAAATATTTTACGTTGATATTTGCTCGTACAAGGCAGGGACATCCGTATCACAACTATGAACTGAAAAATCCCGATCCTATGCCGATTGTAGTCCGTAAGACGGCTGGCGGTGTGATACTTGGCCGTAGACGCTATTTGGGCCTTCATCTAGACGACATTGTCTTGGGTCGCAACAAATCGACACTTCGCCGTTTTGAAAAAGCTGAGTCACAACTTTCTTTTGGCGGCTTGGTTCAGCTAAGTGGACAAATGGCTGTTTTAGTACCTACTTTACTTGGAAGTATGAATGTCACATTGCAAGGCCAAAATCGCAATATCACATTGTGGTTTTCCTGGTATGACATGGTGTCACTTAAAGCGCGCGGCAAGGACGTTGCAAGTGCCCAAGATGTGATAAATCGAACCATGAAATTCATGAAAGATGTTCCAGCAAAGATCCGGCAAGGACAGCTCTTTGTCTTGCAACGTGCGGCCATGGAGGTTGGATTTAACCATTTTGATGAAAGTGAACAACGGACAGTCGCCTCTAAACTTTTGAAGCAACTGCTAAAGTCAAATCATTGGGGATTATTTGAATACTTAATCCTACGCTATATTTGTCCTTTATTAGCATTCGATGACTTATCGTTGTTATTTCAACATGTTCAGCGTATTTTAAGCAAGCAACCGGGATTTTTTGGTCGCTCATATGCATACGGTGCCATGTC harbors:
- a CDS encoding coiled-coil domain-containing protein, translated to MNKHNSLLTTTVATAAVLTVAGGVTTVHADDQTPTSSATSKTAQSAADTSAKTPVESAQQGVKDAQGNVDAAQKAKDDASKNVADTTEKQSAAQQKVDAAQAAKEAAQSVAASSAAAAESAATQTSAAQSAADAATPEAKQSAATAVSDAKAEQEAAQSTVNLATSQQAKDQAAQSAASSAAQSAANATAQEQSKVNVTKQATSDAAKALDTTAAKTAVDQASTSLAAAKSALSKAQAEADQAQTAQAATDQLVSAAKSSLDHQATTTSSAKDALAQATAKSTAAKAKVAEAQKAVTDAQAALDAAQAKTNIDLAAEGITVTVSDNAKATAKELVASKSRDGNYIHSHLATIAKGISISYKPTDADWSEELPYTNTGTDYKGRTIGISSINFAAPSGAYDSLTSAQKSHIEDLYLAIFNRIRTQLGMPPIINSNSVNGTTKVAVIGPSDIAGGSFLYSRAFYPTKKSDGTVAWLDDPPTNPLTQYNMAILKDNVFNNSVLSSFLSKSGDTSDGTLAASNLQPLLGFNRVGESSKTLADTVTIARSGQLLFLTVNVATVNDDATFNTSTDTKALSTALKNAQTQLASSQADLATANATQAAAQSAFDQANGEQTKAQANYNDAVQDQKAASVKKTSADNKVAVNKVAVTNAETALATAQKIYEASLQDQPAKIAALNAAKTAQAEAEKQLSLAKSAQATAEASLEAAQNQLKKDQDATADAKAKLAKAEQAVTDAKAKLDQLNHAQDRLIKAKEAQAKADAGVAKAKAAVVAAEKNLSEKQAVLADAKAKAATAKNKLAEATASLTAAQQQLKTAKSVLKAAQDAETLADNVTRQQHQLESKADALKHGYHINGQQVLDQNGHPVSGWSVVNGQMVDPYGNIIKIAQTQTTPGTKTAAPVTKPLAAKASVNSNGRHSFPQTGENQVITVWMMLLGFAMTALSMLGFESHRKYRHQR
- a CDS encoding nitroreductase family protein, whose protein sequence is MTETVAPNKLTNNDLAKVMFDRHSVRKFDPTVKISRDELQDMIREATTAPSACNLQSWHFVIIDTSEGKEKLKKAAMKFNYPQIDTSSAIIFVAGDTQSHEVYRDVWTKVYEAGKISKEKLDQIFNTFLPLYEHASPEFLTLDATIDGAMVAMQLLLLARAYGYDANPWSGYDFKTIIPTLGLDPKRFVPVMAVAIGKAAEQPLQTERYDVKQLIDYLD
- a CDS encoding iron-sulfur cluster biosynthesis family protein; its protein translation is MQIHFDEGAVNKIQPHLGSDKKLLLTFEDGVGPYSQHAMIHMQVQFSLNVVKASDPATDYDTEISSNLGPILIKGYSQEDLNANMHVHFNSTLNTLVLSGDGGDIDTNMGFIDFTQANGVRNNPAR
- a CDS encoding sensor histidine kinase — translated: MNADKGIKRQQRRLFIGQLLSFAGLFLVLGVIVFFLYERSIYQDIDHSLEQQKIMLTKPAQTMSGAGGPGRPVTSRPVPFRMNMVVFNKKGKIINQAMLGERFYAYFKTLKLDRQAVNKLQNLPTSNGTFRTLLVKVPVTAADPQYAGHYVLILQNTDAQEAAIRSFRQVLILTIILFWALALGLSYWLSTRSMRPIVRSWQRQQDFVADAAHELRAPLAVIQSKQEALLTKPQATIIDESEAIATSLGETKRLRQLTDDLLTIAKADSNTIEIELTDLRFDQTLAPQLASYHDIAISQDKSFTTTIPPKSHAWFDAARIKQLLVILLDNAFKYTQAGDSIWVKVTQTSKEWQLVVGNSGPSIADADKSRIFERFYREDASRSRKTGGSGLGLAIARWIVTIHHGHIEVKDVHPHGAAFVVTLPNKPRGI
- a CDS encoding alpha-hydroxy-acid oxidizing protein, yielding MVDAVKADPFGKVNAIDVLDLASLEARAEKVLGRGEFGYISEGSDDGYTMHRNTTAFQDVHMLPRVLQGVENPDQSTTFMGAKLASPLLTAPIASNTLAHPSGELGLAKGAKEAGIMMSQSTFASKTIAETAAVSDGAPYMFQLYMPKDWEYCQYLLDEAKQAGALAIILTADSTLGGYREKDVMNHYHLKGRLANLEGYNTGQSGVGAGGLFKESMQKLDLGLISKLASYSGLPIIIKGIQHPADAVAAITAGAAGIYVSNHGGRQLDGAPGAIEQLPAIAAAVDHRVPIIFDGGVQRGTHVLKALALGADLVGIGRPFSYGLALGGWQGVKDVADHLKMEINIAMQLTGCQTMADVKQMKVKTTFA